A part of Uloborus diversus isolate 005 chromosome 6, Udiv.v.3.1, whole genome shotgun sequence genomic DNA contains:
- the LOC129224854 gene encoding glycine receptor subunit alpha-2-like yields MEYIIDTRLTFTWNDLRLMTPECRDENEDCDDHFDLKRKIGEMWTPDLYILNSKTAKHHDQPLRNGMVYLVADGQVFLSKRITMTLRCPMDLVLYPLDTQGCPLLICPYSLPESELELKWVKQGVGILDDTQDGQNKFKLSLPVLTGEMKLRYEGPDVSGYFSCVNATFRLVRQNGYHMGYSYTVTSLIVMVSWISFWLPVTAVPARVTLGITTLLTLLTTANYVRSALPPIPYVTAIDVWVGLCILFVFLALLVLPISHFLSQKNKERPKSTQKNKVQLFYSNSKCSECGGRKTNSSDSENSKPSFDVDSLCRKIFPVSFLILNIAYWSYYVSRSQKMFECLRYKLFANPAVKDLYEGASFRNELKRHQTKQIHFKKQ; encoded by the exons ATG GAATACATAATCGACACAAGGTTGACTTTTACGTGGAATGACCTTCGACTGATGACGCCAGAATGTCGCGATGAAAACGAAGACTGCGACGATCATTTTGACCTGAAGAGGAAAATCGGGGAAATGTGGACACCGGATCTGTACATACTGAATTCCAAAACGGCCAAGCATCATGATCAACCGCTGAGGAATGGGATGGTGTATTTAGTAGCTGACGGCCAAGTTTTTCTCAGCAAAAG aATCACAATGACTTTAAGGTGCCCAATGGATTTAGTTTTATACCCCTTAGACACACAAGGATGTCCACTACTCATATGCCCTT ATTCTTTACCCGAAAGTGAGTTGGAATTAAAGTGGGTGAAGCAAGGTGTTGGAATCTTGGACGATACTCAGGAtggacaaaataaatttaaactttcgtTGCCAGTGTTGACAGGAGAAATGAAACTTAGATATGAAGGCCCAG ATGTATCTGGATACTTTTCGTGTGTGAATGCTACTTTTCGCCTGGTTCGCCAAAATGGCTACCACATGGGATACTCCTACACAGTGACAAGCTTAATAGTAATGGTTTCCTGGATTTCATTCTGGTTGCCTGTGACTGCAGTGCCAGCTAGAGTCACCCTAGGAATAACCACCTTGCTGACCTTGCTGACCACAGCTAACTATGTGCGTTCTGCACTGCCTCCTATTCCTTACGTCACAGCCATCGACGTATGGGTGGGACTTTGCATCTTGTTCGTATTCTTAGCTTTGCTGGTTCTTCCTATTTCCCATTTCCTGAGCCAAAAAAATAAAGAGCGCCCAAAATCCACACAG aaaaataaagttcAGCTCTTCTATTCGAATTCGAAATGTTCCGAGTGTGGAGGGCGCAAGACGAATTCATCAGATTCAGAGAACAGCAAACCCAGTTTTGACGTGGATAGCTTGTGtcgaaaaatatttcctgtatcATTCCTCATTTTAAACATTGCTTATTGGTCTTACTACGTTTCTCGAAGTCAG AAGATGTTCGAGTGCCTGAGGTACAAATTGTTCGCAAATCCGGCCGTTAAAGATTTATATGAAGGAGCTAGTTTTCGCAACGAGTTAAAACGCCATCAGACTAAGCAGATCCATTTTAAAAAGCagtaa